One region of Oreochromis aureus strain Israel breed Guangdong linkage group 19, ZZ_aureus, whole genome shotgun sequence genomic DNA includes:
- the fbxo30a gene encoding F-box only protein 30a: MENLHPHCLKCINRRCMLRPETGVSCDLIGCPLVCGAVFHSCKLDEHRLLCPYERLPCLNSGFGCPFTIARVRMAQHLETCPASIVCCTMEWNRWPVSYADRKSYENLSKDFDEVEQLDMALALQDQRMLLESLKVTTTVSKNGDKELDESDKMATASSLPETVLGNGTVEMEEEPFNELYRASVETRRNLAAALDILTNSKDIDVIVGNLNGEKTDKNGALHNGENGDSHGIYVAEGGKNVDMQESDSDSECELGAVGGVESAAIVDGEEDGINWVEENDFVELLFDEKEDDIDEPINDSNLVWPEMPQNYMPVVALEPPVPQQEPLAPPMPFLLSDHVRNNFLQHLPTELRYRCLERKLQNVEVLRGISMFTFNGRRALLSDPYLFRAKMEDKAVDTSDLEVADDPMGLHGIDLITAALLFCLGDSPGGRGISDSRFVDGYHIDFGTQTFSFPSAILATNTMVGDIASASACDHASPQLSNPSPFHTLRLDLVLECVARYQTKQRSMFTFVCGQLFRRDEFSSHFKNVHGDIHAGLNGWMEQRCPLAYYGCTYSQRRFCPSVQGFRIIHDRHLGSFGVQPGLPLKTGDTRLRKNCQFSSQCDQFSSLPFEVLQHIASFLDSFSLCQLSRVSRIMRDVCASLLQMRGMVVLLWEKKRRADGSPSWQITNKVWRFSTAFGTVNEWKFANIASMADHLKKCKFNTIARREEAIPLPCMCFTRELTKEGRCLRSVLKPVA; encoded by the exons ATGGAGAATCTACACCCCCACTGCCTTAAATGCATCAATAGAAGATGCATGTTGAGACCAGAGACGGGTGTTTCCTGTGACCTCATTGGCTGTCCTCTTGTCTGTGGGGCAGTTTTTCACTCGTGCAAACTAGATGAACATCGTCTGCTGTGTCCCTATGAACGCCTCCCTTGCCTCAACAGTGGGTTTGGCTGCCCTTTCACTATTGCAAGGGTCAGGATGGCACAACACCTTGAGACGTGTCCTGCAAGTATAGTATGTTGTACTATGGAGTGGAACCGCTGGCCCGTCAGCTATGCTGATCGCAAGTCCTATGAAAACTTGAGCAAAGACTTTGATGAGGTGGAGCAGTTAGACATGGCTTTGGCTCTTCAGGATCAAAGGATGCTGTTAGAGTCCCTTAAGGTCACGACCACTGTGTCGAAGAATGGAGATAAAGAATTagatgaaagtgataaaatGGCCACAGCGTCAAGTTTACCAGAGACAGTGTTAGGTAATGGAACAGTGGAAATGGAAGAAGAGCCCTTTAATGAGCTGTACAGGGCTTCAGTGGAGACGAGGAGAAATTTAGCTGCTGCCTTGGACATCCTCACTAATTCCAAGGACATTGATGTAATTGTTGGAAACTTAAATGGCGAAAAGACTGATAAGAATGGAGCACTCCATAATGGAGAAAATGGTGATAGCCATGGTATTTATGTCGCTGAAGGCGGGAAGAATGTAGATATGCAAGAAAGTGACTCTGATTCAGAGTGCGAGCTGGGAGCAGTGGGCGGAGTGGAGAGCGCTGCTATAGTTGATGGAGAAGAAGATGGTATAAACTGGGTTGAAGAAAATGATTTTGTTGAGTTGCTTTTTGATGAGAAGGAAGACGACATTGATGAACCGATAAATGATTCCAACCTTGTCTGGCCAGAGATGCCTCAGAATTACATGCCTGTTGTAGCACTGGAACCTCCTGTGCCTCAACAAGAACCACTTGCACCTCCGATGCCATTCCTACTGTCCGATCATGTGAGAAATAACTTCTTGCAACACTTACCCACTGAACTCAGGTACAGGTGCTTGGAGCGTAAGCTACAGAATGTAGAAGTGCTCAGAGGAATAAGTATGTTTACATTTAATGGACGTCGGGCCCTGCTGTCAGATCCTTATTTGTTTCGAGCGAAGATGGAGGACAAGGCAGTTGACACATCTGACCTGGAGGTAGCAGATGACCCCATGGGCCTCCATGGCATTGACCTTATCACTGCAGCTTTGCTTTTTTGCCTTGGCGATTCTCCAGGAGGCAGAGGAATCTCAGACAGCAGGTTTGTTGATGGCTACCACATTGATTTTGGTACGCAAACATTCTCCTTCCCTTCTGCCATTCTTGCAACCAACACCATGGTGGGGGATATTGCTTCAGCTTCAGCCTGCGATCACGCCAGTCCACAGCTTTCCAACCCCAGCCCCTTCCACACTCTCAGACTGGACCTAGTGCTTGAATGTGTGGCCCGATACCAAACCAAACAGCGCTCCATGTTCACATTTGTGTGTGGGCAGCTGTTCCGACGAGATGAATTCTCATCTCATTTCAAAAATGTTCATGGAGATATTCATGCTGGACTCAATGGCTGGATGGAGCAGCGCTGCCCCTTGGCCTACTACGGCTGCACCTACTCCCAAAGACGATTTTGCCCATCTGTTCAGGGCTTCCGGATCATCCACGACAGGCACCTGGGTTCTTTCGGGGTGCAGCCTGGTTTGCCGTTGAAAACTGGGGACACGCGCCTAAGAAAGAACTGCCAGTTTAGCTCTCAGTGTGACCAGTTCAGCAGTCTTCCGTTTGAAGTTTTGCAGCACATAGCAAGTTTTCTGGACAGCTTTAGCTTGTGCCAGCTCTCCAGAGTGTCCCGCATCATGAGAGATGTGTGTGCCAGCCTGCTGCAGATGCGTGGCATGGTCGTTCTGCTGTGGGAGAAGAAACGGCGTGCCGATGGGTCTCCCTCATGGCAGATCACAAACAAG GTGTGGCGATTCAGCACAGCCTTTGGTACAGTGAACGAGTGGAAATTTGCAAACATCGCCAGCATGGCTGATCACCTCAAGAAATGCAAATTCAACACAATTGCTCGTCGGGAGGAGGCGATCCCTCTGCCATGCATGTGTTTCACCAGAGAGCTCACAAAGGAAGGGAGGTGTTTACGTTCAGTTCTCAAACCAGTAGCATAA